One Lachancea thermotolerans CBS 6340 chromosome F complete sequence DNA window includes the following coding sequences:
- the UBX3 gene encoding clathrin-mediated endocytosis regulator UBX3 (similar to uniprot|Q12229 YDL091c Saccharomyces cerevisiae UBX3 UBX domain-containing protein that interacts with Cdc48p), translating to MDFFQRLLRSREQGFSQIPGSFPESEEHGNSTPPQHRTPLESVLRACLGVPLWLLYHLFSFLALAVSLLRPLNRVYGFYNRKNRTLSHEDALSVLIDALSLEYSSSSAGNADEQSALRDSFSFASVYGLENAVLSSYIQRGYAQLLKAASEQGKFAIIYLHNPLADDCGQYLSKILCTERFVNLAQKYETLLWFGDVTVSEGLQVANSLKVRQFPFLGLLAMKSGSKIELIERLEGELLTYSLDSLEAKLAKFYPRLIELRQQHQNTELRRLMREQQDSRFQESLRQDQERDRRQEAARQREAEERHEQGLKKQWLLWRRSVLADAPTSMESACKVAIRTAANGRVVQKFDASLPVEEIYAYVELLSQGMLETQRDPHSSLQKPDYEYRYPFMLITPVPRVELDPQAIIRDVEVIYPSGNIVMESLE from the coding sequence ATGGACTTCTTTCAGAGGCTACTGCGCTCCAGAGAGCAGGGCTTCTCGCAAATTCCAGGCTCTTTCCCTGAGAGCGAAGAACACGGCAACAGCACGCCCCCGCAGCACAGAACGCCGCTCGAGTCCGTCTTGCGGGCCTGCCTGGGCGTACCGCTGTGGCTACTATACCATCTTTTCTCCTTCCTAGCTCTCGCGGTGAGCCTGCTGAGGCCCTTGAACCGCGTCTACGGCTTCTACAACCGAAAGAACAGAACCCTCAGCCACGAGGACGCTCTGTCTGTGCTCATCGACGCTTTATCGCTCGAGTATTCGTCGTCCAGCGCCGGCAACGCAGATGAGCAGAGCGCACTCCGTGACTCGTTCAGCTTTGCATCCGTATACGGCCTCGAGAACGCCGTGCTCTCGTCCTACATCCAGCGCGGGTACGCGCAGCTGCTCAAGGCTGCCTCCGAGCAGGGAAAGTTCGCAATCATATACTTGCACAACCCTCTCGCTGACGACTGCGGGCAGTACCTCAGTAAGATCCTGTGCACGGAGCGGTTCGTGAACCTCGCGCAAAAGTACGAGACGCTGCTGTGGTTCGGGGACGTCACGGTCTCCGAGGGTCTGCAGGTCGCCAACAGTCTGAAAGTCAGGCAATTTCCCTTTCTGGGGCTACTAGCCATGAAAAGCGGGAGCAAGATCGAGCTGATCGAGCGGCTGGAGGGCGAGCTGCTCACGTATTCCCTGGACTCGCTTGAGGCCAAACTGGCCAAGTTCTACCCCCGTCTCATCGAgctgcggcagcagcatcagAATACTGAGCTGCGAAGGCTCATGCGCGAGCAGCAAGACTCGAGATTTCAAGAGTCTCTCCGTCAAGACCAGGAGCGCGACCGCCGCCAGGAAGCGGCGCGCCAGAGAGAGGCAGAGGAGCGGCACGAACAAGGGCTCAAGAAGCAGTGGCTTCTGTGGCGCAGGTCTGTGCTGGCCGACGCGCCAACAAGCATGGAGAGTGCGTGCAAAGTGGCCATCAGGACCGCCGCGAATGGGCGCGTGGTGCAAAAGTTTGACGCTTCCCTCCCTGTGGAGGAGATCTACGCCTACGTCGAGCTTCTGAGCCAGGGGATGCTGGAAACGCAGCGCGATCCGCACAGCAGTCTCCAAAAACCAGACTACGAGTATCGGTATCCATTCATGCTCATCACGCCGGTACCGCGCGTGGAGCTCGACCCGCAGGCCATCATACGCGATGTCGAAGTGATCTACCCTTCCGGTAACATAGTTATGGAATCATTAGAATAG
- the PMT1 gene encoding dolichyl-phosphate-mannose-protein mannosyltransferase PMT1 (similar to uniprot|P33775 Saccharomyces cerevisiae YDL095W PMT1 Transfers mannose residues from dolichyl phosphate-D-mannose to specific serine/threonine residues of proteins in the secretory pathway acts in complex with Pmt2p dolichyl phosphate-D-mannose:protein O- D-mannosyltransferase): MPPKAYSESQGTGSQDPVPDLNIGKGPERPYVVTEPPSSLVESRTPKSAKEKLTIAVLLLVTAFVRLYGLSYPNSVVFDEVHFGGFASKYIKGVFFMDVHPPLAKMLFAAIGSIAGFTGDFDFESIGQMFPATTPYFFMRLFPAVLGTLTVLLMYMTLRCSGVRVPIAFIASLCFAVENSYVTISRYILLDAPLLFFIASAVYSFKKYEIYPQGSWNSQKALLSTGLALGMALSAKWVGLFTIAWVGILCVWRLWFMIGDLSKPIRKTVREAVRKFSFLLVIPLVIYVFFFYVHFKCLTIHSDGAGFFSSAFRTTLQGNTIPQNILADVGIGSTVSIRHIATMGGYLHSHDHMYEKGSQQQQVTLYPHLDGNNDWLIELHDKPNTPVTSFEGLKDGTIIKLKHVISQRRLHSHDHKAPVSESADWQKEVSCYGFDGFEGDGNDNWAIEIDKDATAPGEAQERVKALETKFRLKHTIMNCHLFSHEVKLPKWGFEQQEVTCASQGKPHLTLWYIEGNSHPLLNETSERVSYKEPTFLEKLVESHQKMWHINKNLNEPHIYESKPHSWPFLLRGINYWGHDHKQVYLLGNAIVWWSVTAFIAIFGLLVGYELLAWQLGKPILQDAKVVNFHVQTIHYLLGYVLHYIPSFLMGRQLFLHHYLAAYYFGILALAHAMEITVTYVFRKRETVGYAIAGAFLSAVVYFFVSYRALIYGTPWTNELCQKSKWLSGWDYPCHNFLSSYEDYKKLETEQAHQPVSPSNTLAAGADSQPTVAQQAPNAQQAIPEDFDVDEIIAAPGNKKFVDQNGNELPFDVVKEVLDNGGSVMSVEHRSHTEIL, from the coding sequence ATGCCACCAAAAGCATACTCGGAGTCTCAAGGAACTGGGTCCCAAGATCCAGTTCCCGATCTGAATATCGGCAAGGGACCAGAGAGGCCATATGTCGTTACCGAGCCACCTTCGAGTTTGGTCGAGTCACGTACACCAAAGTCAGCGAAGGAAAAGTTGACAATCGCTGTTCTGCTTCTCGTAACTGCCTTTGTGAGACTTTACGGGCTTTCGTACCCTAACTCCGTTGTTTTCGACGAGGTTCACTTCGGTGGTTTCGCTTCCAAGTACATCAAGGgtgttttcttcatggaTGTTCACCCACCATTGGCCAAGATGCTCTTCGCAGCTATCGGCTCAATTGCAGGTTTCACTGGcgactttgactttgaaagTATCGGCCAGATGTTCCCCGCGACCACCCCATACTTCTTCATGAGACTTTTCCCAGCCGTTCTAGGTACTCTCACCGTGCTTCTGATGTACATGACGCTGCGTTGCTCCGGCGTTAGAGTTCCAATCGCGTTCATTGCTTCTTTGTGCTTCGCGGTGGAAAACAGTTACGTCACCATCTCCAGATATATCCTTCTAGATGCGCCTCTTCTATTCTTCATCGCATCCGCCGTTTACTCCTTTAAGAAGTACGAGATTTACCCACAAGGTTCTTGGAATTCTCAGAAAGCGTTGCTGAGCACTGGCCTTGCGCTTGGAATGGCTTTGTCCGCCAAGTGGGTTGGACTATTCACTATCGCCTGGGTCGGAATCTTGTGTGTCTGGAGACTCTGGTTCATGATCGGGGATTTGTCTAAGCCTATCAGGAAAACCGTTAGAGAGGCCGTCCGcaagttttctttcctCCTAGTCATTCCCCTTGTGATTTacgtctttttcttctatgTCCATTTCAAGTGCTTAACTATCCATTCCGATGGCGCCGGGTTTTTCTCGTCAGCATTCAGAACAACCTTGCAAGGAAACACCATCCCACAAAACATTTTGGCAGATGTCGGCATCGGATCTACTGTATCTATTCGTCACATCGCCACAATGGGTGGTTACTTGCACTCTCATGACCACATGTACGAGAAGGGTtctcagcaacagcaagtTACTCTTTACCCTCACTTGGACGGCAACAATGACTGGCTCATTGAGTTGCATGACAAGCCTAATACTCCAGTGACCTCCTTCGAAGGCCTTAAGGACGGAACTATCATTAAATTGAAGCACGTCATCTCTCAACGCAGACTACATTCCCATGACCACAAGGCCCCTGTTTCCGAGAGTGCTGACTGGCAAAAGGAGGTTTCCTGCTACGGCTTCGACGGTTTCGAGGGTGACGGAAACGACAACTGGGCCATTGAGATTGACAAGGACGCCACCGCCCCGGGCGAGGCACAAGAACGTGTCAAGGCGCTAGAGACTAAATTCAGACTAAAGCACACCATTATGAACTGCCATTTGTTCTCGCATGAAGTCAAGCTGCCTAAGTGGGGCTTtgagcaacaagaagttACTTGCGCAAGCCAGGGTAAACCTCATTTGACGCTGTGGTATATCGAAGGTAACTCGCACCCTCTGTTGAACGAAACCTCCGAGCGTGTGTCTTACAAGGAGCCAActttcttggaaaagctaGTTGAGTCACATCAAAAGATGTGGCATATTAACAAAAATTTGAATGAACCTCACATCTACGAGTCCAAGCCACATTCTTGGCCATTCCTCCTAAGAGGCATCAATTACTGGGGCCATGACCACAAGCAGGTCTACCTGCTTGGTAATGCTATTGTCTGGTGGTCTGTTACAGCGTTCATTGCTATTTTTGGTTTGCTTGTCGGTTACGAGCTCCTGGCCTGGCAATTGGGCAAACCAATCTTGCAAGATGCCAAGGTGGTTAACTTCCATGTCCAAACCATTCACTATCTGTTGGGTTACGTGCTGCATTACATCCCATCGTTCTTAATGGGACGCCAACTGTTTTTGCACCACTACTTGGCCGCTTACTACTTTGGGATTTTGGCCCTTGCTCACGCTATGGAAATAACGGTAACATATGTTTTCCGTAAAAGAGAAACGGTCGGTTACGCCATTGCCGGGGCCTTCCTGAGCGCCGTTGTTTACTTCTTTGTGTCATACCGGGCCTTGATTTACGGAACTCCGTGGACCAACGAGCTTTGCCAGAAGTCAAAGTGGCTTTCTGGATGGGACTACCCTTGCCACAACTTTTTGTCGTCATATGAAGATTACAAAAAGCTAGAAACAGAACAAGCGCACCAGCCTGTATCTCCATCTAACACCCTAGCCGCTGGCGCCGACTCTCAGCCTACAGTCGCACAACAAGCTCCAAACGCGCAGCAAGCCATTCCCGAGGACTTTGATGTTGACGAAATAATCGCTGCCCCTGGcaacaaaaagtttgttGATCAAAACGGGAATGAGCTTCCTTTTGATGTCGTAAAGGAAGTTCTGGACAACGGGGGATCTGTCATGAGCGTTGAACACCGCTCTCACACTGAAATCCTTTAA
- the RAM1 gene encoding protein farnesyltransferase (similar to uniprot|P22007 Saccharomyces cerevisiae YDL090C RAM1 essential for processing of ras proteins beta subunit of farnesyltransferase) codes for MNTATAFLEACNELYITLKENAIPTAWRGARAGSSCESAVCACLVCVCVLSACTHCFPFTRALCSFGLVFRTNHLKKPPAPMAGSDLRTVRFINTQLLGRRRPTVELVSEDEHDLQEDPAIAMNSLSTETTADREEVLFDCAELYEALADVEPTLFKHAHRSYLDYALGHPLPPQMKALDASQPWLLYWTACALRLMDPQWLTQDVQRKMVHKLALCALDSGPYCGGFGQQAHLVCNYAAINALALCDNIDGCWASIKREGIYEWLLTLKMPGGGFRTGALLGECDSRSTYCALSVASMLGVLTPELCEGVEAFLLRCQTYEGGFGACPHEDEAHGGYTFCAAAGLAILGSLRKCDTAKLLDWCSARQTNEEKGLSGRSNKLVDGCYSYWVGAVAAILEAYGLGESIDKSQLREYILKCCQSKERPGLRDKPGKSPDYYHTAYVLMGLSATEYSFSVRDCPQRIQSARLVEQPDVEPVNPIFGLPIDVLARFVDYNAAR; via the coding sequence ATGAATACTGCAACGGCTTTTTTAGAAGCTTGTAACGAATTGTACATAACTTTAAAAGAAAACGCCATTCCTACCGCGTGGCGCGGTGCTCGCGCAGGCTCGTCGTGTGAGTCCGCCGTGTGTGCTTGCCTTGTTTGCGTGTGTGTGCTCTCTGCGTGCACTCATTGCTTCCCTTTTACAAGAGCTTTGTGCTCGTTCGGGCTGGTCTTTCGCACCAACCACCTCAAAAAGCCACCTGCACCGATGGCCGGCAGCGACCTGCGCACCGTGAGGTTTATAAATACGCAGCTCCTGGGCCGCAGACGCCCCACCGTGGAGCTCGTCTCCGAGGACGAGCACGACCTTCAAGAGGACCCTGCCATCGCCATGAACTCGCTGAGCACCGAGACCACCGCGGACCGCGAGGAAGTGCTCTTCGACTGCGCGGAGCTGTACGAGGCCCTGGCAGACGTGGAGCCCACGCTGTTCAAGCACGCGCACCGCAGCTATCTGGACTATGCGCTGGGCCACccgctgccgccgcagATGAAGGCGCTCGACGCCTCGCAGCCGTGGCTCCTGTACTGGACAGCGTGCGCGCTGCGACTAATGGACCCACAATGGCTCACGCAAGACGTGCAGCGCAAGATGGTCCACAAGCTGGCGCTGTGCGCACTGGACTCGGGCCCCTACTGCGGCGGGTTCGGCCAGCAAGCGCACCTTGTGTGCAACTACGCGGCCATCAACGCCCTCGCGCTGTGCGACAACATCGACGGCTGCTGGGCGTCCATTAAGCGTGAGGGGATCTACGAGTGGCTACTGACGCTCAAGATGCCCGGCGGCGGGTTCCGCACCGGCGCCCTGCTGGGCGAGTGCGACTCCCGCTCCACGTACTGCGCGCTCAGCGTGGCGTCCATGCTCGGGGTACTGACCCCGGAGCTGTGCGAGGGCGTCGAGGCCTTCCTGCTCCGGTGCCAGACCTACGAGGGCGGATTCGGCGCCTGTCCGCACGAGGACGAGGCCCACGGGGGCTACACCTTCTgcgcggccgcgggccTGGCTATTCTCGGCTCGCTGCGCAAGTGCGACACGGCCAAGCTGCTTGACTGGTGCAGCGCGCGCCAGACCAATGAGGAGAAGGGCCTCTCGGGCAGGAGCAACAAGCTCGTCGACGGCTGCTACAGCTACTGGGTCGGCGCTGTCGCCGCGATTTTAGAGGCCTACGGGCTTGGCGAAAGCATCGACAAAAGCCAGTTGCGGGAGTACATTCTCAAGTGCTGCCAGAGCAAAGAAAGGCCGGGCCTGAGGGACAAACCAGGCAAGTCTCCCGACTACTATCACACTGCCTACGTGCTCATGGGGCTCTCCGCGACGGAGTACTCGTTCTCGGTGCGCGACTGCCCGCAACGCATACAGAGCGCGCGCCTCGTCGAGCAGCCCGACGTCGAGCCCGTCAACCCCATCTTTGGGCTCCCAATCGACGTCTTGGCAAGGTTCGTGGACTACAACGCAGCGCGTTAG
- the RPN6 gene encoding proteasome regulatory particle lid subunit RPN6 (highly similar to uniprot|Q12377 Saccharomyces cerevisiae YDL097C RPN6 Essential non-ATPase regulatory subunit of the 26S proteasome lid required for the assembly and activity of the 26S proteasome the human homolog (S9 protein) partially rescues Rpn6p depletion), which yields MASIEEARKLVENKEYSKAEELYISLLKDSSDTSKSSAKTQTQEQCIVELGSLYGLSNQPDKLAEFIPHARELMMQYAKSKTAKVLKTLIDQFDKIPNSLDKQIEVCKESIEFATKEKRVFLKHSLSIRLATLYFEKTQYNESLQLINGLLREFKKLDDKSSLVDVHLLEAKVYHKLRNLAKAKAALTSARTAANSIYCPTLTVAELDLISGMLHCEDKDYKTAFSYFYEAFEGFHNQSTNSQEKAAQVLNYMLLSKIMLNLIDEVNSILNAKYTKESYQSRGIDAMKAVAEAYSHRSLLEFNAALKKYEKELMGDSLIRSHFNALYDTLLESNLCKIIEPFDCVEVRHISKMIGLDSQQVEGKLSQMILDKVFYGVLDQGNGWLYIYETPHQDATYDSSLELIGQLNKVVEQLFEKASVLN from the coding sequence ATGGCATCGATTGAGGAGGCTAGGAAGCTTGTCGAAAATAAGGAATATTCGAAGGCCGAAGAACTATATATTTCACTGCTGAAAGATAGCTCCGACACCAGCAAGAGCTCGGCCAAAACCCAAACCCAAGAACAATGCATAGTAGAGCTAGGCAGTCTCTATGGGCTTTCGAACCAGCCCGATAAGCTCGCTGAATTCATCCCACATGCTAGGGAGCTCATGATGCAATATGCCAAATCTAAGACCGCCAAGGTGCTCAAAACCCTTATTGACCAGTTTGACAAAATCCCCAACTCGCTGGACAAACAGATCGAGGTGTGCAAGGAGAGCATTGAGTTCGCGACCAAAGAGAAGCGTGTGTTCCTGAAGCACTCCTTGTCCATAAGGCTAGCCACTCTATATTTCGAGAAAACGCAGTACAACGAGTCCTTGCAGCTGATCAACGGCCTGCTTCGCGAGTTTAAGAAACTGGACGACAAATCGTCTCTTGTGGATGTGCACTTGCTGGAAGCCAAGGTCTATCACAAGCTGAGGAACCTGGCAAAGGCGAAGGCTGCCCTCACCAGTGCCAGAACAGCCGCAAACTCCATATACTGTCCTACGCTGACGGTTGCAGAACTAGATCTCATTAGCGGTATGTTGCACTGTGAGGACAAGGACTACAAAACCGCTTTTTCATACTTTTACGAGGCGTTCGAGGGCTTCCACAATCAGTCGACCAACTCGCAGGAGAAGGCTGCGCAAGTTTTAAACTACATGCTGCTATCGAAGATTATGCTGAACTTGATAGACGAAGTCAACTCTATTCTAAACGCCAAATATACCAAAGAAAGCTACCAGTCTCGTGGCATCGATGCCATGAAGGCCGTGGCTGAGGCTTACTCTCACAGATCTCTGCTGGAGTTCAATGccgctttgaaaaagtacgAAAAGGAGCTGATGGGTGACTCCCTAATTAGGTCACATTTCAACGCTCTGTATGATACTTTGTTGGAATCTAATCTGTGCAAAATCATTGAACCTTTTGACTGTGTCGAGGTGCGTCACATTTCCAAGATGATCGGCCTAGACAGCCAACAGGTTGAAGGGAAGTTATCGCAAATGATTCTCGACAAGGTCTTTTACGGAGTACTCGACCAAGGGAACGGATGGCTGTATATATATGAAACACCTCACCAGGACGCCACTTACGATTCTTCTCTCGAGCTTATCGGACAGCTAAATAAGGTTgttgaacagctttttgagaaggctAGTGTTCTCAATTAG
- a CDS encoding RNA-binding protein (some similarities with uniprot|P10080 Saccharomyces cerevisiae YHL034C SBP1 Single-strand nucleic acid binding protein) yields MSATTENAASPVEAPVEAPVDASAGAATGTAAAAPVESGSAAPRSKVDPETTIFIGNVARDCQEEDLKKVFEEDVEVEIPSVKSGRLFKQRYAFVKFPHKIDFDAVKAKYDKTVIKERGIYIRRAQTEEERDAKRKARAERPRKAAAATTGGSAEAETPASAGEAATDAADAASGVSGAGKKPARSAVPAPPKRQERPRVPLETMERSTDTLYVNNVPYFATKEELAEFFGTTPELVVLPLRRMRNVKTKQFFYSKRMNRGIAFVTFENCADIAQKVQEFQGKSLNDRELAVDVAALKPPREDQKPQDAEQPAQATEPEQSTQSTQSAEPAKPAEPVAASQQDSPAA; encoded by the coding sequence ATGTCTGCGACAACCGAAAACGCCGCATCGCCCGTGGAGGCGCCCGTGGAGGCGCCCGTGGATGCGTCCGCTGGCGCCGCCACCGGTACCGCCGCCGCAGCGCCCGTGGAGTCGGGCAGCGCGGCCCCCCGCAGCAAGGTGGATCCCGAAACCACGATCTTCATCGGAAACGTGGCGCGCGACTGCCAGGAAGAGGACCTGAAGAAGGTGTTCGAGGAGGACGTGGAGGTGGAGATCCCCTCGGTGAAGAGCGGGCGCCTGTTCAAGCAGCGCTACGCGTTCGTGAAGTTCCCACACAAGATTGACTTCGACGCGGTCAAGGCCAAGTACGACAAGACCGTAATCAAGGAGCGCGGGATCTACATCCGCCGCGCGCAGACTGAGGAGGAGCGCGACGCCAAGCGCAAGGCTCGCGCCGAGAGGCCCAGGAaggccgccgccgccactACGGGCGGCTCGGCAGAGGCTGAAACGCCCGCCAGCGCAGGTGAGGCCGCGACCGACGCTGCAGACGCAGCGTCAGGCGTGTCCGGCGCGGGCAAGAAGCCCGCGCGCTCTGCGGTGCCCGCGCCCCCCAAGCGCCAGGAGAGGCCCCGCGTGCCGCTAGAGACCATGGAGCGCTCCACCGACACGCTCTACGTCAACAACGTGCCATATTTTGCGACCAAGGAGGAGCTGGCAGAGTTCTTCGGCACCACGCCCGAGCTCGTCGTGCTGCCTCTCCGGAGGATGCGCAACGTCAAGACCAAGCAATTCTTTTATTCCAAGCGTATGAACAGGGGCATCGCCTTCGTTACCTTTGAGAACTGTGCGGACATCGCGCAGAAGGTCCAGGAGTTCCAGGGTAAGTCGCTCAACGACCGCGAGCTGGCCGTCGATGTGGCCGCACTAAAGCCCCCACGCGAGGACCAGAAGCCGCAGGACGCCGAGCAGCCCGCACAGGCCACGGAGCCAGAGCAGTCGACACAGTCGACACAGTCCGCGGAGCCCGCGAAGCCCGCGGAGCCTGTCGCCGCCTCGCAGCAGGACTCCCCCGCGGCCTAG
- a CDS encoding uncharacterized protein (some similarities with uniprot|Q03795 Saccharomyces cerevisiae YMR155W Hypothetical ORF), giving the protein MAPPSRSQLLSCFIGSNIVALGAGTPYLYSFYAPQLLERCHIPVSQSSTLSFALTIGSAALGFIAGLVIDRHSPQLSCGIGAVCTFLAYWILRFCYVHEIASIMLVSLALALVGFGSVSGFYASVKCCTTNFPRHRGTAGAFPVSLYALAGLVYSSLCAWLFGDRMDAVFTVLMYMCSAMILTGCFTLRIMVGHTRPKKRRQSSVIDTSSSSNVRVNQESSSEQLAQPIFIQNKPAKSASRGSFGNYQAMSSRSSSQVSGSVESFDSQNSTFKRTSSFAWARDLPGSLSFWGFGRVRPSDTDLSRAPRASSGSLSQLNAERSGQIPANFLEPSQAPRSPVTASRRDSLLKNSPPPTPSAPAEPDVLVFEPNNVEKSTYKDSHLYQTITKPKYVAYYLILATLQGIGQTYIYSVGFVIEALVHANPDEKVNAKAIQSLQVSIISVMSFAGRLSAGPVSDLLVKRLKAQREWCVLLACVLMYYGSNKLLSDTVTIKGMLGPQSISFIRNVSLTSLIIGYAFGVTFGTFPAIIADQFGTEGFSTIWGLTTTGGIISVKLFSGIFARDFSNNTEPNEAFCEKGTLCYTHTFHVLAHLATAVGVVSIALIFVRYMKKRFKGERMHHAAEFIIDEDAEAGSK; this is encoded by the coding sequence ATGGCGCCTCCTTCAAGATCCCAGCTGCTCAGCTGCTTCATAGGAAGCAACATCGTCGCGCTAGGCGCGGGAACCCCCTACCTGTACAGCTTCTACGCGCCGCAGCTGCTGGAACGGTGCCACATCCCTGTATCCCAGTCGAGCACTCTTTCGTTTGCGCTGACCATCGGCTCCGCTGCTCTCGGTTTCATCGCCGGTCTTGTGATCGACAGGCACTCTCCACAGCTCTCGTGTGGTATAGGCGCGGTGTGTACGTTCCTCGCGTATTGGATCCTCCGGTTTTGCTATGTGCACGAGATAGCTAGCATCATGCTGGTATCGCTGGCCCTGGCCCTGGTCGGGTTCGGCTCGGTGTCGGGGTTCTATGCGTCCGTGAAGTGTTGCACCACCAATTTCCCGCGCCATAGAGGTACTGCGGGCGCATTTCCCGTCTCGCTGTACGCGTTAGCAGGTCTAGTGTATTCGTCGCTGTGCGCGTGGCTCTTTGGAGACCGTATGGACGCGGTTTTCACGGTCCTGATGTATATGTGTTCGGCAATGATCCTTACCGGGTGCTTCACCTTGAGGATCATGGTGGGACATACTCGCCCAAAAAAAAGGAGGCAATCTTCAGTCATCGACACCAGCAGCTCCTCCAATGTGAGAGTAAACCAGGAGTCCAGTAGCGAGCAATTAGCTCAGCCAATattcattcaaaacaaaccCGCGAAAAGCGCATCTCGCGGCTCGTTCGGAAATTAtcaagcgatgagcagcaGGTCGTCGTCACAAGTATCGGGCTCTGTCGAATCCTTCGATTCCCAAAACTCAACTTTCAAACGAACCTCTTCATTTGCGTGGGCCAGGGACCTTCCCGgctctttgtctttttggGGGTTTGGCCGGGTGCGGCCATCGGACACCGACCTCAGCCGTGCTCCAAGGGCTTCTAGTGGCAGCCTTTCGCAACTAAATGCCGAACGATCTGGCCAGATACCTGCCAACTTTTTAGAACCATCCCAAGCTCCCAGGTCACCGGTAACTGCTAGTAGACGCGATTCTCTGCTAAAAAACTCTCCACCTCCCACCCCCTCTGCTCCTGCTGAGCCAGATGTCTtagtttttgaaccaaacaatgttgaaaagtCTACCTACAAAGACAGTCACCTCTACCAAACAATTACGAAGCCAAAATACGTTGCATATTATCTGATATTAGCTACCCTCCAAGGTATTGGGCAGACATATATTTATTCGGTCGGTTTTGTCATAGAAGCCCTTGTCCACGCGAATCCTGACGAGAAGGTCAACGCAAAAGCGATACaatctcttcaagtctCCATTATATCTGTAATGTCTTTCGCGGGAAGGCTGTCAGCGGGACCTGTTTCGGATTTGCTTGTCAAGAGATTAAAAGCCCAAAGAGAGTGGTGTGTATTACTGGCATGCGTACTTATGTACTATGGGTCAAACAAGCTCCTCTCAGATACAGTGACCATCAAGGGCATGCTGGGGCCGCAGAGCATTTCATTCATTCGCAATGTTTCTCTGACTTCGCTCATAATCGGCTATGCGTTTGGCGTCacttttggaacttttcCAGCTATCATAGCTGACCAATTTGGTACCGAAGGGTTTAGTACAATTTGGGGCCTAACTACAACTGGAGGCATTATAAGCGTGAAACTGTTTTCGGGGATATTTGCTAGAGACTTTTCCAATAACACGGAGCCAAATGAGGCTTTCTGTGAGAAGGGAACACTATGCTACACTCATACATTTCATGTGCTCGCACATTTGGCAACTGCCGTTGGCGTCGTGAGTATAGCGTTGATCTTTGTTAGATatatgaagaagagatttaAGGGTGAGCGCATGCATCATGCTGCTGAGTTTATTATCGACGAAGACGCAGAAGCTGGGAGTAAGtaa
- the SRP14 gene encoding RNA-binding signal recognition particle subunit SRP14 (similar to uniprot|P38985 Saccharomyces cerevisiae YDL092W SRP14 Signal recognition particle subunit), whose protein sequence is MSTSPHSTPEEFLKAVPDVFALANEGQNSINLSVKRLVTQDPVEGNDEFNASELPQFDVSKKSQFTKVPQNANNKQYDVLVRLKKGSGEGVIKHSTVVKAEALDKFWKDYSAAIKSGMVGLVKKKKKKAKAKKSQRK, encoded by the coding sequence ATGAGCACATCGCCACACTCGACTCCTGaggagtttttgaaagctgtGCCAGACGTTTTTGCGCTGGCAAACGAGGGCCAGAACTCAATAAACCTTTCTGTCAAGAGACTGGTAACACAGGACCCAGTGGAGGGCAACGACGAGTTCAATGCTTCAGAGCTGCCCCAGTTCGACGTATCAAAGAAGTCGCAGTTTACCAAGGTTCCCCAGAACGCTAACAACAAGCAGTACGACGTGCTGGTCAGACTCAAGAAAGGATCGGGCGAGGGCGTAATAAAACACTCCACGGTAGTGAAGGCCGAGGCGCTGGATAAGTTCTGGAAGGACTATTCGGCAGCGATAAAGTCCGGGATGGTGGGCcttgtcaaaaagaagaagaagaaggccaaggccaagaagtcTCAGAGAAAGTGA